TTGTTTCCAGGACATCCACCATGCTCGCGCCCAAAGACTTCCTCGACGCCCTGAGCGGCACCGCCTCCCGCCTGTTCAGCGGCGACACCCCGCTGCCGAAAGCCGAAATCGAAAGCCAGTTCAAGATGCTGCTGCAAAGTGCCTTCAGCAAACTCGACCTGGTGAGCCGGGAAGAATTCGATAGTCAGATGGTTGTGTTGGCGCGTACCCGTGCCCGCCTCGAAAGCCTCGAAGCGAAGGTCGCCGAGATGGAAGCCAAGCTGGCGCCACCTGCTGAGTAACTCCGCAATCCCCTGTAGGAGCTGCCGAAGGCTGCGATCTTTTGATCTTCAGCCCTTCAACCATCCCGGCAACGTCCTACAACTTGCACCACCGCCGTGCGATTGCGCCGAAAAGCCCAGGTTTCTAAGCTCACCCGATGCTGAATGTTCAGCACCGGGTTTGGCGACCTGGATAGCTTAAGGCGCACGACAACCATGATGGCGGCTACATTTACCGCCCATCGTTTCATGGCGGTTGTGCGTGGGAGACCTTCGTGTCTGCCGGGTTCCTTTTGCTCCGGTTCGCCAACCCGCGTACAACTGCCACCCAATCGTTTGGCGACGATTGAGGGCAGCCCCTTAAGCAAGAGGAACTGCTCAATGAATCAAGAAGAGACTTATCTGACCCCGCACATCTTCACCCGCCACAAACTCCCCCTCCACGCCCTCCTCATCCAGAACCAACCCTGGTTCTGCGCCCGAGACCTGAGCCGCCTGCTGCACATCTACCTCAATGAACGCATGCTGCGAAAACTCGACCCCGACCAACACCAAACCCGCAAAACCCTGATCAACAACCAAATCGAAAACACCCTGCTAATCAGCGAATCCGGCGTCTACGCCCTCCTCGTCTACCACTACTGCCCCGAATACCGAGCCCTGCGCGAATGGCTTACTCACCAAGTCATCCCGACCCTGCGCGACACCCAACACCCCACCACAAGCGAACGTCCACACCTCAGCTTGCTCAGTTGGCCGGACATGACGTTGAGTTTGTTGCATTGGAATAATCAGCCGTGGATACGGTTGCAGGATGTGCCGTTGATGGTGGTGGAACGTGAAGAGCCGAAGCGCCCAATAACGGGGCCTTGGTGGAAAAGGGCTTCGCGGATGCTGCAGTCGCTATAAGCCCGCCTGCCTGAGCTGGGCCCTGCGCAAATCGTAAGTCGACTGAAGACTCATCCAGAACTCAGGCGTCGTGTTGAGATGAATGGCAAGTCTGATTGCCAGATCAGCGCAGATCCTGAGCTGGCACTTCACAAGCTTTTCGATCTCACTTTCGGGCCATTTCGTGGGCATGGCCAAATCCATGACGGTCATGCCCAACGGCTCCATGAATTCCTTATTCAGAACCTCGCCCGGATGAATCGGGCGCATACCATTGCGGTTCATTTCTAGTCTCCAGAGGCTGCATTGAGCGGCCAAACTGGAGCATGAGACTCCGCGATACAAGACCGTCGAAACCCTTTCGCCAGCGTCCTACAACTATTAGGGCACGGCCCTACAAAAATCAGCGTCTGCGCCTGATTCCGTGAGTTGTTCCCTGTGATTACGCTGGTGGCTTTCCTCTGCGCTGGTCGATCCAACAAGTCGAATTGCAGACGAATCACATTGATCGCCAGACACTCTGGTTCTGGATCCCTCTTGTCTGACTTGCTCAAACTCAAAGAAAACACGCTGGTTCAGCATCCAGATGGCGGTTACATCTTCGGCACGATCCCCGATATGCCAAAGTTCGGCTTGCCAGGCGGGAAAATTTATTTGCGAGTAGGTATTCACCGCCGAGCGAATAGCGGTTTTGGCGTAGTACACGTATGGGAAGCCCATAGAGCCGACTTGCTCAAACATGGTTGCCAGACTGTCGATGGGGTAGCAGCGATTGTTGCGAAAATGATCGTCCCGGGAGCGCAAATCTATTGCGAGTTCAAAGAACAGCGATGTGGAAACAGGGTCGCGGTACTGAAGACATCTATGGGAACACTGATTCTTGAACCGCGACACGAGCGCGCCACAGGATTTGGTTACTTCGTGGTGACTTGGTACCCGCAAAAGCGCGCGCATGGCACGTTGGTGGGGCAGATACCACGGGCATCATCCAATCAGAAATAAAAAAGGCGTCCAATGGACGCCTTTTAAGTATTTTTTGAGGAGTAGTCGCAGCGATTCTTTAGCTCCTGGCTTTACAGCCTTGGGTTCAGAATCCGACAGGCTCGCCCGTCGTCACTACTTCAGAGAAACCAGCTTTCTCTGCTGCCAAAAATGCGGGGGAGCTTTTGCTGGTGCCCAGTCCCGACGAATGCGCAGTTGCAGTCCTCGGACGGGATGATCCGCCAATGCCGGTCGAGAGTCAACGCTCCAATTCAGGGAAGCAGTGCTACGCCATTGGGTTTTGATACGTCTTGTAAACCTCTATTCCAGCACTGAAACCCGGCTCAACTACCCTTCAAAAACCCGCAGGAAGCGGCCCCCGATTCAGCTCAAGGAACGACCATGTCTCTCTCCATCGTCCACAGTCGCGCCCAGATTGGCGTGGAAGCCCCCGCTGTCAGCGTCGAAGTCCATCTGGCCAACGGCCTGCCGTCGCTGACCATGGTCGGTCTGCCCGAAGCGGCGGTGAAGGAGAGCAAGGATCGGGTGCGCAGCGCGATCATCAATTCCGGGCTGCAGTTTCCGGCGCGGCGGATCACCCTGAATCTGGCGCCGGCGGATCTGCCCAAGGATGGCGGGCGGTTTGATCTGGCGATTGCCTTGGGGATTCTGTCGGCGAGTGTGCAGGTGCCGTGTCTTACGCTGGATGATGTGGAATGTCTGGGTGAGTTGGCATTGTCCGGCGCAGTACGAGCGGTGCGCGGCGTGTTGCCGGCAGCGTTGGCGGCGCGCAAGGCGGGGCGTGCGCTGGTGGTGCCGCGGGCGAATGCCGAGGAGGCGTGCCTGGCTTCGGGGTTGAAGGTGTTTGCGGTGGATCATTTGCTGGAGGCGGTGGCGCATTTCAACGGCCATACGCCGGTGGAGCCTTACGTGTCGGACGGTTTGATGCATGCCGCCAGACCCTATCCAGACCTGAACGAAGTGCAGGGGCAAATGGCAGCCAAACGGGCGCTGCTGATTGCCGCAGCGGGTGCGCATAACCTGTTGTTCAGCGGACCGCCGGGGACGGGCAAGACGCTGTTGGCCAGTCGATTGCCGGGATTGCTCCCGCCGCTCTCCGAATGCGAGGCGCTGGAAGTCGCGGCGATTCAATCCGTCGCCAGCGGCGTGCCCCTGACCCATTGGCCGCAACGGCCCTTCCGCCAGCCGCACCATTCTGCATCGGGGCCGGCGCTGGTCGGTGGCAGCTCGAAACCGCAACCCGGCGAGATCACCCTCGCCCACCATGGTGTGCTGTTTCTCGATGAGCTGCCTGAGTTCGATCGCAAGGTGCTTGAGGTACTGCGCGAGCCTCTGGAGTCGGGGCACATCGTGATCGCCCGAGCCAAGGATCGCGTACGATTTCCGGCACGCTTTCAATTGGTGGCGGCGATGAACCCGTGTCCCTGTGGATATCTTGGCGAGCCGAGCGGCAAGTGTTCGTGCACACCGGACATGGTTCAGCGATACCGCAACAAGCTGTCAGGGCCGCTGCTGGATCGGATTGATCTGCACCTGACGGTGGCGCGGGAGGCGACGGCGTTGAATCCGACGGTTAAGCCGGGCGAAGACAGCGCCACGGCCGCGCAACGTGTTGCCGAGGCGCGAGAACGGCAACTGAAACGCCAGTCCTGCGCCAATGCCTTTCTCGATCTGCCGGGCCTGAAGCGGCACTGCAAGTTATCCACAGCCGACGAAACCTGGCTGGAGTCTGCCTGTGAGCGACTGACGTTGTCGCTGCGCTCGGCCCATCGTTTGCTCAAAGTCGCCAGAACCCTGGCAGACCTTGAGCAAGTCGATGCAATCAGGCGTGAGCACTTGGCCGAAGCGCTGCAATACCGGCCGGCGACGCCTTAATGCTCGGTCAAATCAACCAGTGGCGTCTGGCGCACTTCGGTTTCACGCCCGGCCTGAATCTCGGTCACGCGCTTCAAAGCGTTATCCACAGCACCTTTGTCCGCGAGCAGGCTGTAGCTGATCTGGAACTGTTTGTGTTCCTTCGGTGCAATGGTCGGCACCAGATTCAGCGGACGCTGATAGCGGCGGTTGTAGGAGAAACTGGTGCCCGGCTCCAGCCCCGTGACATAGCCCTGCCCTTGAGTGTCAGTGTTTTTCCACAGGGAAAACACCGGCAACTGCTGAGTGTTGAAGCCGACGGAGACACCGAGGCTGCCGGCCTTGTTGTGCAAAACAGTCAAGGTTTCGCCTTTGGCGTCGGCATAGGGCACGACGTTGTAGACGGTTTCGTCGTAGTCCTTGGTGGGTGCGCGGTAGGTCTGCCAGTCGGGCAAATCGCCTTTGGCCTTGTCGTTGAAAGGCGAGACCTGTTTTACCGGTGCAGCAAAACGGGCGCCCTGCTCGAGGAACGGCGTGCTGAAGTTGCTGTGATACAGCGCCTGGTATTCCTTTGGATAATCGCCGTTGTTGGTCAGCGTATCGTTGAGTGCAAAACGCACGCTACCGGGCTCGGTGACCAATTCCGTGACGACCGAGAAATCGACTTTCTTGAAGGCCTGTTCTTTCAGTTCACCGCGCAGGCTGATGGCATAGGGTGGTTTTTCATCGATGTGCAGCGTGACAGTACTGGCCGGGATGTTGGCGGCGCGCCCATGGAGGGTCAGCAACTCGCCATTGTCCATGCCGGGGTGGCCAACCCATTCGTAACCACAGCGGGTCACCAGCTCATTGAAGCCTTCCAGCCAGCCCAGACCACCGCGCCCGTTGAGTTCGATGAAGG
The sequence above is drawn from the Pseudomonas sp. FP2196 genome and encodes:
- a CDS encoding accessory factor UbiK family protein → MLAPKDFLDALSGTASRLFSGDTPLPKAEIESQFKMLLQSAFSKLDLVSREEFDSQMVVLARTRARLESLEAKVAEMEAKLAPPAE
- a CDS encoding Bro-N domain-containing protein, producing MNQEETYLTPHIFTRHKLPLHALLIQNQPWFCARDLSRLLHIYLNERMLRKLDPDQHQTRKTLINNQIENTLLISESGVYALLVYHYCPEYRALREWLTHQVIPTLRDTQHPTTSERPHLSLLSWPDMTLSLLHWNNQPWIRLQDVPLMVVEREEPKRPITGPWWKRASRMLQSL
- a CDS encoding HigA family addiction module antitoxin; this encodes MNRNGMRPIHPGEVLNKEFMEPLGMTVMDLAMPTKWPESEIEKLVKCQLRICADLAIRLAIHLNTTPEFWMSLQSTYDLRRAQLRQAGL
- a CDS encoding YifB family Mg chelatase-like AAA ATPase — translated: MSLSIVHSRAQIGVEAPAVSVEVHLANGLPSLTMVGLPEAAVKESKDRVRSAIINSGLQFPARRITLNLAPADLPKDGGRFDLAIALGILSASVQVPCLTLDDVECLGELALSGAVRAVRGVLPAALAARKAGRALVVPRANAEEACLASGLKVFAVDHLLEAVAHFNGHTPVEPYVSDGLMHAARPYPDLNEVQGQMAAKRALLIAAAGAHNLLFSGPPGTGKTLLASRLPGLLPPLSECEALEVAAIQSVASGVPLTHWPQRPFRQPHHSASGPALVGGSSKPQPGEITLAHHGVLFLDELPEFDRKVLEVLREPLESGHIVIARAKDRVRFPARFQLVAAMNPCPCGYLGEPSGKCSCTPDMVQRYRNKLSGPLLDRIDLHLTVAREATALNPTVKPGEDSATAAQRVAEARERQLKRQSCANAFLDLPGLKRHCKLSTADETWLESACERLTLSLRSAHRLLKVARTLADLEQVDAIRREHLAEALQYRPATP
- a CDS encoding aldose 1-epimerase family protein, producing the protein MTPLKLVAALGALSAASHAMAWDYVLLDADKPAQNWTITSEQLGVKTDKPFSVSLRTLHGGRQEGVSIVDIDNGTMKLSVVPTRGMNVLHASVGDVRMGWDSPVKDVVNPAFIELNGRGGLGWLEGFNELVTRCGYEWVGHPGMDNGELLTLHGRAANIPASTVTLHIDEKPPYAISLRGELKEQAFKKVDFSVVTELVTEPGSVRFALNDTLTNNGDYPKEYQALYHSNFSTPFLEQGARFAAPVKQVSPFNDKAKGDLPDWQTYRAPTKDYDETVYNVVPYADAKGETLTVLHNKAGSLGVSVGFNTQQLPVFSLWKNTDTQGQGYVTGLEPGTSFSYNRRYQRPLNLVPTIAPKEHKQFQISYSLLADKGAVDNALKRVTEIQAGRETEVRQTPLVDLTEH